One Bacillus sp. F19 genomic region harbors:
- a CDS encoding metalloregulator ArsR/SmtB family transcription factor, translated as MLNERHLKDLLYQGLARIGKSLSSPKRLEILDLLSQGPKSVEALSKATTMSVANVSQHLQTLINSRLVKFQKKGNYVIYELADEAITDFLAALHTLSEKQFVDIQQIKQEFLNDQFDIEGISLSELKERMDKGEVLLLDVRPTEEYEKEHIPGAVSMPIEELEEKLASLPPNCNVVAYCRGTCCLMSVEAVELLKSKGINAFRLEEGVYDWKKSTDN; from the coding sequence ATGTTAAATGAACGACACTTAAAAGATTTATTGTATCAAGGGTTAGCGAGAATAGGTAAGAGCTTATCTAGTCCAAAACGATTAGAGATTCTGGATCTTTTATCTCAAGGTCCAAAATCTGTAGAAGCTTTATCAAAGGCAACAACTATGTCTGTTGCAAACGTATCCCAACACTTGCAAACTCTTATTAATTCTAGGTTAGTAAAGTTTCAGAAGAAAGGAAATTACGTTATATACGAACTAGCTGATGAAGCCATTACGGACTTTTTAGCTGCTTTGCACACATTATCCGAAAAACAATTTGTAGATATCCAGCAAATAAAACAAGAGTTTTTAAATGACCAATTTGATATAGAAGGCATTTCTCTTTCAGAACTTAAAGAGAGAATGGATAAAGGTGAGGTTTTATTGCTAGATGTGCGACCTACTGAAGAATATGAAAAAGAACATATTCCCGGTGCTGTTTCTATGCCTATTGAAGAATTAGAAGAGAAATTAGCTTCTTTACCGCCTAATTGTAATGTGGTTGCGTATTGTAGAGGAACTTGCTGCTTAATGTCAGTAGAAGCTGTTGAACTTTTAAAAAGTAAGGGTATTAATGCATTTCGTTTGGAAGAAGGAGTGTACGATTGGAAAAAATCAACTGACAATTAA
- a CDS encoding 2-keto-3-deoxygluconate permease, with the protein MQIIKTIEKVPGGMMLVPLLLGVTLHTFIPSMGDFFGSYTGALFNGVLPMLAIFFVCVGSTIDVKATPTILKRGGALLIGKVGASVIVAWIAFQIIGEGSVLGGLSVLAIVASMNDTNGGLFLALMHQYGKKEEIAAYPIMTIEGGPFITMVTLGIVGLSAIPWQTLIGAILPLVIGMILGNLDKDLRALLSKAVPALVPFFAFALGSGLNFKDVIDAGWIGLIVGLSVILFTGTILFIMDRLAGGNGVAGLAAASTAGSAASVPTIVAAANPVYAPVAASATIIIASSAIITAILVPIITAWWAKRVNPQIDHTLSV; encoded by the coding sequence ATGCAAATTATAAAGACAATAGAAAAAGTACCAGGTGGCATGATGCTCGTACCTCTTTTGTTAGGAGTCACTCTTCATACCTTTATACCTTCAATGGGAGATTTCTTTGGTTCTTATACAGGTGCACTCTTTAATGGAGTACTACCAATGCTTGCTATCTTTTTCGTCTGTGTGGGATCAACAATTGATGTAAAAGCAACTCCTACAATCTTAAAAAGAGGAGGAGCCCTTCTTATTGGAAAAGTTGGAGCTTCAGTTATTGTTGCGTGGATCGCTTTCCAAATTATTGGTGAAGGATCCGTTCTTGGAGGACTTTCTGTTTTAGCGATTGTCGCTTCTATGAATGATACCAATGGAGGATTATTTTTAGCCTTAATGCATCAGTATGGAAAAAAAGAAGAAATCGCTGCCTATCCTATTATGACAATAGAAGGAGGACCATTCATAACGATGGTAACGCTTGGCATCGTAGGTCTTTCTGCAATCCCATGGCAAACACTAATTGGTGCGATTTTACCTCTAGTGATTGGCATGATTCTTGGAAATCTAGATAAAGACTTACGTGCATTATTAAGCAAAGCTGTACCTGCCTTAGTTCCTTTCTTTGCATTTGCACTAGGGTCTGGTCTTAATTTTAAAGATGTGATTGATGCAGGATGGATTGGATTAATAGTTGGACTATCTGTCATTCTTTTTACAGGAACTATTCTGTTTATTATGGACCGATTAGCTGGAGGAAATGGGGTAGCAGGATTAGCTGCTGCATCAACTGCAGGAAGCGCAGCCAGTGTTCCAACTATTGTGGCTGCAGCCAATCCAGTCTATGCACCAGTTGCTGCTTCCGCAACAATTATCATTGCATCAAGTGCTATCATTACGGCTATCTTAGTACCAATTATTACGGCATGGTGGGCGAAGCGTGTCAATCCACAAATAGATCATACGTTAAGTGTGTAA
- a CDS encoding MFS transporter, giving the protein MTSSIDHSTESYINSPEKQRKLYKRTLLIVGISQIFGGAGLAAGITVGALLAQQMLGTDAFAGLPTALFTLGSAGAALVVGRLSQRYGRRAGLATGFIVGGIGAIGVVIAAIINSIFLLFASLLIYGAGTATNLQARYAGTDLANTKQRATAVSMAMVFTTFGAVAGPNLVGVMGKVAVAINVPSLAGPFILSAVAYILAGLVFYVLLRPDPLIVARAIEANNQEHDNKKILTISEQTKNKRGVTVGATVMVLTQIVMVSIMTMTPVHMEHHGHGLSEVGVVIGAHIGSMYLPSLFTGILVDKIGRTAMTIASGATLLLAGLVAAMAPSDSMVLLVIALSLLGLGWNLGLISGTAQIVDSTEPSTRAKTQGTIDVFVALAGASGGALSGMVVANSSYATLSLTGGILSLLLIPVVIWARGGKEKNTFKSYKEI; this is encoded by the coding sequence ATGACAAGCAGTATTGATCATTCCACAGAGAGTTATATAAATTCTCCGGAAAAACAGAGAAAGTTATACAAACGTACGTTACTCATTGTAGGCATTTCACAAATCTTTGGTGGTGCAGGACTCGCTGCAGGAATTACCGTCGGGGCGCTTCTTGCTCAACAAATGCTTGGAACAGATGCATTTGCAGGACTACCTACGGCTCTATTTACTTTAGGATCAGCAGGTGCTGCTTTAGTAGTAGGGAGACTTTCTCAACGTTATGGACGTCGTGCAGGTCTTGCGACAGGTTTTATAGTAGGTGGAATTGGAGCAATTGGAGTTGTGATTGCAGCAATTATAAATAGTATTTTTCTCTTATTTGCTTCGCTCCTTATTTATGGAGCAGGAACAGCTACTAATTTACAAGCTCGTTATGCAGGGACAGACTTAGCAAATACGAAACAACGAGCAACTGCTGTTAGTATGGCAATGGTTTTCACAACATTTGGGGCAGTTGCAGGACCGAACTTAGTGGGCGTAATGGGTAAAGTAGCTGTTGCTATTAATGTTCCATCTCTTGCAGGGCCTTTTATTTTATCAGCAGTCGCGTATATTTTAGCAGGTCTTGTATTTTATGTGCTGCTTCGTCCTGACCCATTAATAGTGGCAAGAGCAATAGAAGCGAATAACCAAGAACATGACAATAAAAAGATTTTAACAATTTCTGAACAAACCAAAAACAAAAGAGGCGTGACAGTAGGTGCTACAGTTATGGTACTTACTCAAATTGTCATGGTTTCTATTATGACCATGACACCTGTACACATGGAACATCATGGACATGGTTTAAGTGAAGTAGGAGTTGTTATTGGTGCACATATAGGTTCAATGTACCTTCCATCACTTTTTACAGGAATTCTAGTTGATAAGATTGGCCGAACTGCCATGACTATTGCCTCTGGAGCCACATTACTTCTTGCAGGTCTGGTTGCAGCCATGGCACCAAGTGATTCGATGGTTCTCCTTGTTATTGCTCTTTCTTTACTTGGATTAGGATGGAATTTGGGTTTGATAAGTGGGACTGCTCAAATTGTTGATTCTACGGAACCTTCAACACGTGCTAAGACTCAAGGAACGATAGATGTTTTTGTTGCATTAGCAGGAGCTTCGGGGGGAGCTTTATCTGGAATGGTTGTCGCTAATTCAAGTTACGCAACGTTATCATTAACTGGAGGGATTTTATCTTTGTTACTGATTCCAGTCGTAATATGGGCTCGTGGCGGAAAAGAAAAAAATACATTTAAGTCTTATAAAGAAATTTAA
- a CDS encoding amino acid ABC transporter ATP-binding protein, producing the protein MIKVRNLCKTFDNLEVLRDISFEINKSEVVVLIGASGSGKSTLLRCLNFLEIKDIGEVEINQKVIDVNKSDLNKVREDMGMVFQHFNLFPHMTVLANVIEAPVHIKKKKKQEAINKAMELLHKVGLADKAHYYPEQLSGGQKQRVAIARALAMEPSVMLFDEPTSALDPELVGEVLETMKNLAKDGMTMVIVTHEIGFAREVADRVIMLADGKIIEEGPPTIFFTEPKEERTRRFLQQVL; encoded by the coding sequence TTGATCAAAGTAAGAAACTTATGCAAAACGTTTGATAACTTAGAAGTGTTACGAGATATTTCCTTTGAAATTAATAAATCAGAAGTTGTGGTGCTAATCGGAGCTAGTGGTTCAGGCAAAAGTACTTTGTTAAGATGTTTGAACTTCTTAGAAATAAAAGATATTGGAGAAGTTGAGATTAATCAAAAAGTAATCGATGTTAATAAATCAGATTTAAACAAAGTAAGAGAAGATATGGGTATGGTATTTCAGCACTTTAATCTATTTCCACATATGACAGTACTTGCTAACGTGATTGAAGCACCTGTTCATATTAAAAAGAAAAAGAAACAAGAAGCAATCAATAAAGCAATGGAGCTATTGCATAAAGTAGGTTTAGCTGATAAAGCCCACTATTATCCTGAACAATTATCTGGTGGACAAAAGCAACGAGTTGCAATTGCCAGAGCACTAGCCATGGAACCAAGCGTTATGCTATTTGATGAACCTACATCTGCGTTAGATCCGGAGCTTGTAGGTGAAGTGCTTGAAACAATGAAGAATCTCGCAAAAGATGGAATGACAATGGTGATTGTCACACATGAAATAGGCTTTGCAAGGGAAGTAGCAGACCGTGTAATTATGCTGGCAGATGGAAAAATTATCGAAGAAGGTCCCCCAACAATATTCTTTACAGAACCTAAGGAAGAAAGAACACGTCGATTTTTACAACAAGTCTTGTAA
- a CDS encoding amino acid ABC transporter permease, whose translation MNFINSIYSIFQTHGIEFLRATLITIELTVVSLLIAVVIGLIFAFFKVSNITILQKIADLYIFLVRGMPLIVQLMFLYYGISSVLVLSDFTAGALALGIHSGAYIAEIFRGSIQSIDRGQMEAARSLGMPYSLSMRRIILPQAFKRAIPSLSNQFIIGLKDSSLVAYIAVTELFNHALSAQAENYMPFETYFVVGMYYLILVLIFTLIFNKLEKKLDVSKSRGGSGFDQSKKLMQNV comes from the coding sequence ATGAATTTTATAAATAGCATATATTCTATTTTCCAAACACATGGTATTGAATTTTTAAGAGCGACCTTAATTACGATAGAATTGACCGTTGTTTCACTCTTGATTGCAGTAGTAATCGGATTGATTTTTGCTTTTTTTAAAGTCTCTAACATTACCATTTTACAAAAGATTGCCGACCTCTATATTTTTCTAGTACGTGGCATGCCTTTAATCGTACAACTTATGTTTTTGTATTATGGAATATCGAGTGTATTAGTATTATCTGATTTCACCGCAGGCGCACTCGCCTTGGGGATTCACTCTGGTGCCTATATAGCTGAAATTTTCCGAGGATCCATTCAATCCATTGACCGTGGTCAGATGGAGGCAGCTCGTTCCTTAGGAATGCCATATTCCCTATCGATGCGCCGTATTATACTACCTCAAGCCTTTAAAAGAGCCATTCCTTCTTTAAGTAACCAATTTATTATCGGATTAAAAGATTCTTCCCTTGTCGCATACATTGCTGTAACAGAGTTATTCAACCACGCGCTTTCTGCTCAAGCTGAGAACTATATGCCATTTGAAACGTATTTCGTTGTAGGTATGTATTATTTAATTCTTGTTCTAATTTTCACTCTAATCTTTAACAAATTGGAAAAGAAATTAGACGTTAGCAAGAGTAGGGGAGGTAGTGGATTTGATCAAAGTAAGAAACTTATGCAAAACGTTTGA
- a CDS encoding ABC transporter substrate-binding protein: MKKRVASLTVLLGLSLLFVLSGCGSNDSKVSGSVDNKEKMELVDEGKLTFAMSGLLKPLNYKENNKLVGFDVEIGQEISKRIGLKANPVTNPWETIIQGLKGKKYDAIIGSMTATEERSKQVDFSDPYYISGAQVFVAASNDTIQKKEDLTDRRIGVMQASTYQQDAEKYTKDIKNYPSDIYALQDLEPGRVDAVITDKIVGISAMKEANLKIKNVDNVLKNENIAIAVNKDNPALLKAINKAIKSMVEDGTYEKISKKWFGVNLLEK; this comes from the coding sequence ATGAAGAAGAGAGTAGCATCTTTAACGGTACTATTAGGTTTATCCTTACTTTTTGTATTGAGTGGCTGTGGATCCAATGATTCTAAAGTATCTGGATCAGTGGACAATAAGGAAAAAATGGAGCTAGTAGACGAAGGCAAATTAACGTTTGCAATGAGTGGTTTGCTTAAACCTCTCAACTATAAGGAGAACAACAAGCTAGTGGGTTTTGATGTTGAAATTGGCCAAGAAATTTCTAAGCGCATTGGTTTAAAAGCGAACCCTGTTACAAATCCGTGGGAAACCATCATCCAAGGTTTAAAGGGTAAAAAATATGATGCCATTATCGGAAGTATGACAGCTACAGAAGAACGTTCTAAACAAGTCGATTTCTCCGATCCTTACTATATTTCTGGCGCGCAAGTCTTTGTAGCAGCATCCAATGATACTATACAAAAGAAAGAAGACTTAACGGATAGAAGAATAGGTGTTATGCAAGCAAGTACGTATCAACAAGATGCCGAAAAATATACAAAAGATATTAAAAATTACCCAAGCGATATTTATGCTCTACAAGATCTTGAACCAGGACGTGTTGATGCAGTCATTACAGATAAAATTGTTGGTATCTCTGCAATGAAAGAAGCGAATTTAAAAATTAAAAACGTAGACAATGTACTTAAAAACGAAAATATAGCAATTGCGGTTAATAAAGACAATCCTGCACTCTTGAAAGCAATCAATAAAGCCATTAAATCAATGGTTGAAGATGGTACTTACGAAAAAATCAGTAAGAAATGGTTTGGAGTAAATCTACTAGAAAAATAA